AGCTGTAAGTCGTGTccaacagcatgccaggcttccctgtccttcactgtctccgagtttgctcagattcatgtccattgagttggcgatgccatccaaccatctcatcctctgttgcccccttctcctcctgtcttcaatctttcccagcatcagggttttttccactgagttggctctttgcatcaggtggccaaagtagtggagcttcagcttcagcatcagtccttccaatgaatattcaggattgattttctttaggattgattggtttgatctccgagtccaaggaactctcaagaatcttctccaaaaaaaaaaaagaatcttctccagcactacagtatcagttctttggtattcagccttctttacagcctgtctcacatctgtgcatgactcctggaaaaaccatagctttgactacacagacctttgtccacaaagtgatgtctctgcttttcaatacactgtgtaggtttatcatacttttcttccaaggagcaagcgtcttttaatttcatggctgcagtcactgtccacagtgattttggagcccaagaaaataaaacctgtcagtttccatttttttccccatctatttgccatgaagtgataggagcCTTTACTACTGTTCCCTGATCTGCCACTTATTTGttgggtgaccctgggcaagggCACTGCCCTCTCTGGACCTTGATGTCTAGTGTGAGGGGGTTAAAACTGGTTTCTAAGGACCCTCAAGGCCTATCACACTCCACTCTCTCAATCAGGAGCATCCAGGTGCCCTGTCACCTGCCTGTCCCCTGTGCCTCCTGTCCACAGAGGTGACGTTAGGGGTGGGACAGGGACAGTTCTTCCTGGAGGTGGAAGAACAAGTGGTCCAGCCTCCCAGGTTCCATCCCAATCCTGAGTTCTTCTTAGATTGCAGTGAGCGAGCCCCTGGCCCAAGTCCCCCAGGCCAACTGCCACTCTTGCTGTGAAGGTCATCAATGGTCACTAAAGATAGAACTCTGCCACTAAATGATTTGGCTCTGACTCAAGCTCTAGCTTTCCAAGGGCTAGGGACTCTCAGAGAGCTGAGGTGGCTTTCTCTTTCGGGCTGGGGACTCCCTGAAGGCTGAGGCggtctctccctcccacctctctacATGGGTCCCTGACAGGCTGTGAGACCCCTAGACCAAGAGCTTCCTAAGGGCAGGCCTGTCTCCTCCCAGTGTCTCCAAAGCTCTGAGCACAGCAAGGCAGGTCCCGAAGGCAGCTTGGGCCCCAGTCCCTGCCCGGACACCAAGAGAAGGCGGCAAGGCAGCGAGGCTCTGAGGCGCGTGTAGAATAAATATAACTTTATTCTTTATCCAGTAGATCTCAGTGGCAAGTCCAACAGTAACAGGTGCACCAGCGGGCTCTGAGGGGGATGAGACCCCCAACCCCAGGGcaaggagggcagggcagagccagctcccccagccccaggggagCAGGGGTGACGTGAGGGGACCCCCTGTAGGCCCGTCCTGCGGGGCAAGGAGGGGGCACGGGTGTGGGGTGAGGTGGCAGGTCAGGGAAATGGAGGAACTCAGGCCATGTGTCTGTCGGCCTGTctgtccactgtgtgtgtgtgtgggtgtgtctgtgtgtgtccggGGGCCCTGTGGGCAGTGCTGGTGGCCATGAGGCTGGAGGGCAGGGGAGCTCAGACGCCCTGGCCAGCCCCTTCATGGGAAGGGGAGCGCTGGAGGGCTTCGATGACGTGGGCTCTGATGGGGAAGCAGAGGACACAGGGCGGATAGACACACGCCTGGAGGTCCTGAGGCCCCGGTGCTCTGCCCCCAGGCCCATCCCGGGGGTGAGCCACTCCTCCCAGGGGTTGCCAGGAAACTGTCCTTGCCCAGTGGttaggcagagagagagaggagagggcaggCCTTGGAAAGTTAGTACTTCAcagttttaaagagaaaactgaggaggaaatggctggggagggggccttGGGGGGCACAGGGACTTGGAGAGACAGGGGAAGCCCCTTTCaagccactcccctcccccagggcccatCCCCCCCTCCAGCTCTGAATCCAGCTCCCCCCAATACACAGCACACTTCAGTATAAATGtgcttaaaatgaaaattcttatttaaaaaaatcaaaaccagaaaaaaaaaattaaaataaaaacaaaaccagcgAGAATTAATACCTGGGGGTTGGTATGGCAGAGTATGTACAGGGGatccccccaccccggcccacCCCCTCTGTCACCAACCGAGGCAGGGGGGGTTCCCCAACCGGGGGGCAATGGCTTGCAAGTTCTGAGGATGGGGGAGCCAGGTCCTGGCGTTTGCTGGTGATGAAGATGTGGCGAGGTGGGCAGAAGGGTGTCTTGATGAACACAAAGCCCCCAGGCCCCATCCTGAGGCCCGGGACCAGGGGTCCTCACTCAGTCCATGGCCACAGCCCTGACGTCAGCCCAGGCTCCAAGAGCGGGCAGTCCATCGCAGGCCCGGGCCTCTGTCCGAAGAGTCGCCGccacctcctccctccagccccccGGGCAAGGGAGGGCAGGTGGGGCGCAGGGCTGGTGGGGGTTGCATGGTTGgtagaaaggcagagaaaagccAGGGCACGGGGTGAGGGCTGTGTCCATGGGGCAAGGGCAGTCACGGGGAGTGGGTGGCCGGGCTGCTTCTGTTTGAGCTGGGGCTGAGGCTGGGGCTACAGCTGCCGGGCGGGGGAGCCAGGCCACCCCCGTCCCGACCCCCACTCCCCGCTTGTCCGCTCAGAGTGTCCAGGCCCTCTGAGTTCTCCAGCATTTCCTGGATGAGAGGTGGCATAGAGCCCGGGATCTCCATCTTCAGCGTGATCACCCGCTCAGCCCCTGCAGGAAAGGAGGGACAGAGGTCAGAAGTGTGGCCACCTTGCTCCTCTAGCCCTGCATGCAAGCGTGGCCCCAGGAGGGAGTGTGTAAGGGGTAGGAGGATCCACAGTACCAGTATCAGCTCCCACCACACACCGAACCCTGCGCTCAGTTTCCTGACATAAGCCAGCTCTCCTAAGCCCCCACAGCTGAAGGGCAGCAGGGCAAAGTGCCTCCCAACTCTGGCTCTGGGGTCACTGGGCTTGATGCCAGGCCCTTCCTACGTGCTGCTGACTCTCCTACTGACATCTCAAGACAGCTCTGTAAACGTTATCCCTGCTCTGCAGATgggtaactgaggctcagagccgTTGTGTGACCCGCTCAAGGACACACGACAGTCTGGTTCCAGAGCCATGCCCTGAACTAGCATGCCAAGATGACACTGCCATCTTGGGGCTCACAGGCAGGGAGGTCACCTGGGCACGGTGAGGTCCAGGTGAGTGGGGCATCACAAGGACACAAAGATGTGGGGTACTGGCTCAGACACAGGAGGCCTGACTCTGGACATGGATGGCAGACACACAGGGAGAGAGCCTCACCCTTAGCACTGATGCTCCGCAGGTCTGTGATCTTCATCAGCATCTTGGGGAACATGTGTGGGCGGCTGGGCCTCCGTTTCCGCACATAGACCTTCAGTGCCTCAAGCAGCGGCTCCTGCAGCATGTCCACCCTGTCTGGCTGCTCCAGGTCCTGCCGGTCTGAAGCAGCAGAGAAGCCCTCTGTCTGGTGAGGAACACAGCTGCGGGCCCCATCGTGACCACCAGGGGGCGCACCTGTCCAGGCCTTGGGCAGAGGATCTTTGCTCCTCAGGCCTCCCCACCTggccctactgctgctgctgctaagtcgcttcagtcgtgtccgactctgtgcgaccccatagacggcagcccaacaggctcccccgtccctgggattctccaggcaagaatagtggaatgggttgccatttccttctccaatgcatgaaagtgaaaagtcaaagtgaagtcgctcagttgtgtccgactcttagcgaccccatggtctgcagcctaccaggctcctccgtccatgggattttcccggcaagagtactggagtgggctgccattgccttagaGGCTCTCAAATGTGAGCAAAGAAGGGCTGGGGCACAAGGGTGTCCGAAAGCTCGCCCTGAGAGCCCAGTTCATGGAGGTCACACCCCTGAACACAGGCAGTGCCATCTTAAGCAGAGCCAGGTCTCCCACTCGAGCTGGTTATTCTGGACACCAGCCCAATATGGCAGAACTCAtgacaataaaataataacagcagCCAGCATTTATACTGGGTCTTACTCTGGGCACACTGTGCCTTATTTATTACCTCCTAATCCTCCCATCAACTTTATGAGGTGGAGATATTactgcccccattttacagaaatggaggctcagagaagttcagCGGCCTGCTGAAGGTCACATGTtgtccaggatttgaacctgggtggTCTGACCTCCAAGTCCTCACTCTTAAGCCCCCTGGAAGGAGCACTGCCTGGAAATAGGGAACCAGAGCTCAGGTCTCCATCACTGTTCCCTTGCCCTGTGGCCACAGACCAGACCCTGCTCCACTGGGACTTCATTTTCCTGTCTGACAGGGGCCTTTCTGATCAAATGATCCCCCAGCTTCTCCCTGGGAGAGGCTCCGCAAGCCACACCACCACCCCTGGGCCTGGCCCCCAGACCCAGGCCCACAGCCCACCTCCACAGATGAGGCAGATGGCGCTGAGCAACCCAGTCTCAGCGTCATCCATctccaggggcagcagctggttGGCGAAGGCGAAGACCAGGTCCGTGAGTGGGCCAAAGCCGGCGTTGTGCATCTGGGTCCGGTTCAGGGTCAGCCCGTCCGAGAAAGTCATTGTGTCCTGCTCGGGCGTGTACCTCGTGCAGATCCTCAGGATCTGGGTGCAGAGGGTTCTCAAGTTCAGGAACTCACATCCACCAGCACTTCCGGCACCAGCATCCCCCCCCAGGACCACCTGGCCGGCAGCCAGACCACTGCTGTTCTACAGAACCTTCTGTGCGACACAGTAGCCACCAGTCACACTGGTGACCGCTGGGCACTTGAAACATGCTGAgtgcaactgagaaactgaatttaattttaattaatttcaatttaaaacaGCCATACATGGCCAGCGGCTACTGTATTAGACAGTGCAGATCTACAGCATCCTGCCTCCACACAGAGAATTAAGAGGGAAACAAAACATTTCCAGGAAGGCCAAAACCAAAGTGGATTTCAGTCTATGGTTCCCAGGACTGGGGACAGAACAAGAGCTCAGTAAATATACCTCATCTTCAGCTCTCTCAAACCCTGACCCTGCCTCTTGCATCTCCCTTCCACCAGGAAGAGCAGCTTGGTCACACCCCAGGTTCCCGACCTTGGAGGTGCCCGAGAAGGAACAGGAGGGCTGAGGAAGACAGGGAGGACAAGCCTCCCTCCAGCCTTGGAGTTGACAATCTCATCTGCCCCCATCCTGCCTCAAGTCCAGCCCACCCTCTGGCCCCACCAAATGCCCTGCAGTCCCCTGAATCCCACTGGTCCCACGCCAGCAGGCCTTTCACAGACCGTTCTACACACCTCTAGAGGACACCTCCTCTGGGGCTCTTCCCTAGGGCCCAGCAGTGTGGCTCTCTGTCCTGCAGGGAGGGGACAGCCCTCCCCCATCTGCAGCCAGCACTTATCACAGTTTTGCAACCTCTGTTTACCTATCTGTTGCCTCCACCAATGGAAGATTCTCGAGAGGGGACAGTGGTGTGTTCACCTCTGTTCTGACACCCAGTTCAAGGCCTGGCCACACAGGGTCCCAGGTGAACCTTTATTAGACTGAATAGATGGGAAGATGGGTGGGTGGACGGAAGCACTGAATCAAAGATGGGCTGAGGGTGGATGAATGAGAGTAGAGGTGAATGGGTGCACACCCGGGTGCTGGGTGGCTAAGCAGACAGGTAGACACTCGGGGGAGAGGAAGGGTGGCTGTTCGGGTGGGTGGGCGGGCATTTGGACAGGTCGACTCCAGAGGGATTTTTAGGAAAGTGGTTATTGAAGCGGCAAGACATCCTCCAAGAACACAAAGGTGCAGACCCTCACCAGGATATCCAGGCAGGCAGCCTTGAGGAGGGTGATCTGGTCCGCAATGGTGAGGGTGGTGAAGCCGGGCAGTTGCTTGGCGAACTCCACAGTCTTAATGATGCATTTGGTGGAGAGTTCACTGAACTTGTCCCAGAGGTCAATGTCCAGAGAGACACGCTGTTCTGAGCTGTTGTTctgggaggatgggggagggggggagtggGAGGAGAGTGAGGGCCTTCCCCTGGTGGCACCCTTCTGGGCCTGGCTCTACCTGCCCCCACCCGCAGGCCTGCCCTCTACCGGCCTTCACTTCCTGAGAGGCGGGGAAGGGGTGGAACAGGCAGCCCAAGCAGGGTTGTGGAGGGGCAGGCCTGAAGAAGCAGGGGTGCCCCTGGGGGGCTGTACCGAAGTGTATTTGCccagctggggggaggggaggggcaggcctGACAGCTGAAGGGGTATGAGGTTGCGGGGGAGCGGGCCATACCGTAGTGTATTTGCCCAGTTGGCAGAGAGCAGGGAAGGTCTCCTGATGCGCTTTGCGCACCTTCTCGATGAGCTCCCCCACCTCCGGCGTCAACGTGTAGCTCTCGGAGCACTCGGGCTTGGGCAcctccttcttcttcttgttcCGGTCATTTCTCACGGCTGTGGAGGGCCCAGGCCTCACAGTGAGAGGGCAGGTGGGGTCAGCGGTCCATCCCCCAAGCCGTCCAACCCCAGCCCAAGCTCCTCCCACCAGACTGAGAGCTGCGGAGGCCACCGGGTGTGGTCAGGCACGCACGCAAAAGTGCACACGCACGTGAGTGCACAGACAGGCGGGACATCCACACACAGCCGGTCCCTCGGCCCCCCTCTGCGGTGCCCACCCGGCCCACACGCCGAGGCCTGCCCCAGGGCCTGTGACCACAGCATGCATGCCCCAGACCAGCTCGCTCTCCCGGCGTCTACTCCAGCTCACTCTCCAGGGTGAAAGCCTGTGCGCAGGGTGTCCCAGGTCTGTGTTCTCAGCCTCCCCGCCCCCTGCTACTCCGGCCTGCAGGGAGAACCGACCCAGCCCTCCCGGCAGTGTTTGGGATGGGCTCAGAGCAGCTCCCTGGGCGGGCAGACACGGAGGAGGGCTCCCCAGCCCGAGAGTGGGGGGCCGGGTGGCAGAATCTCTCGGCCCATTAGCCGGGGGAGCTGACAAATCACCGGGGGCGCTGAGCCGCACACACCACTCGGCTTTAAAGAAGCGATGGGGTCGTTACCAGCCGATTATCCCAGACACACAATCATTCACAGGGCCAGTGGTGGCGGCTGCTGACGCTGGAGGAagagagggtggggggtgggggacccAGGGAGGGGGTAGCAGGGTGGGGGGGGGAGCTGGCATAATTTGGAGATCACTCATGTCGATTCTGCAAATTCAATAAAGTgcaagggagagaagggagagggagagggagagaggggggaTAATTTGGGAAGAGAAAATTGCAGCTGTGACAAGACGTTTATCATTCGGAAGCTTTAATTCTATTGAAATGGCAGCTGCTCAGCTCCGGggcacagagcagccagagaggagaaggagggaggggaagggggagttggcagtgggagggagagggggccCCACCCTGGTCCCCCTGCCATGAAAAGCTCTGGGATCGGAAGGTGGCAGAAGCAGAGGAGGAGGTGTTGGGCCCTGCGGGGAAGGGTCCCAGGCCTGCAGGTCCCAAGTTGTCACCTGCTCTGCAGCGTGGAGCCACCACTTCCTACACTACAGAACAACACAGCCCTTCCTCCTGAGGCAGGAGGTGGCTGGGTACTTCAGGGTTCCTCTACTCCTGTCGCCCCACCAtgtcccctccccacttccttcttCCACTGCCCTGCCCACAAAGGGCTAGAGGGTCcggcagccccctcccccaccccatcccccaaggCTCGGGCTCCATGGCAACGGCCACGCAGACAAGGAGGCGTCTGTCAGCGTCATTTATCTCTGACATCATCAATCACCGGTCACCAAGGCAACACCCATGATTCAACACAAGAGGGTCTCCCTGTCCAgccctccttctttccctccatcGGGCCTCAGCTGAGCCCAAACTGGAAACCCCCATTCCTCTGGGACTGGAGAAGTCCCAATTCGCTCTTCCAACTCCAGGTCCCAGGCTCCACCAGACAAAGGCTCTTAGATCCCGGTGCCTGGAGCAACCCtcaacacatgcacacaaataccCAGCAGCACCCCTGTCCTCAGATGCATGATCGGGTGGGGGACTCAGGGATGCTTCTGAGCCCCGCCCCAGAGCCAGTCAGAGCCTGGAAGCAAGCTGGCAGGGGCAGACACGTGCATACACGTGAGCAAGCACACACAGCCTGCCTCACACGAACAGGAAGGGCTGTCCGCCCATGGACACACAGATGGTGAGACAGACAGGTCCGTGCAGCTATACGTGAACTGTCCTCAACCATGAACCAGGGCACAGCATCACGGCAAGGTCCATTTGCACCCACACGTTCACCCACATGCCCCTGCTCCTCTGGCTTTAGGGGCCAGGAGCTCACACCCTGCCCGTGCATGGGGCGGCCCCGTCGGTGGCACTCACACTCCTTGGACATGCCCACTTCGAAGCACTTCTGCAGCCGGCAGTACTGGCAACGGTTCCGGGTCACCTTGTTGATGATGCAGTTCTTGTCCCGGTGACACGTGTACACCATGTTCTTCTGGATGCTGCGGCGGAAGAAGCCCTGGGTACAGAGAGCAGGGAGTCAGGTCAGCCACACCCACAGTCGAGCAGTGCTGGCCTGTAGCCGCAGTTCGAGGGCCGAGGGTCAGGCGACTGCTGTCCCCAAGCCTTTAGCCACCCCCTACCCGAGAAGGCCAAAGAAGACGGAGAGAAGGGTACGCCTACAAGTATCCCCCGGAAGAATCTGAGTATCTGCCTCCACACTGGGGTGGAGAAAGGGCTTCCCCCACCCTGCACACATAGACCTGGGTTCCCTGCTCCTGGGGAAGGGGACCGCAGGCTGCAGGTGGGTCAGGAAAAGCAGCAGACGGGGCTAGATGGGAGCGAGACAGAGCTCTAGAACCCACAGCCCCGGACTCAGAGTGCAAGAAAAGGAGACAAGCAGGAGGGGCcagagagatacacacacaggCTGGCCTGGCCTGACAGGTGGAGACATGAGTGCTCACAGGCAAGGCAGCAAGACACACGTTCACTAACCAGGCAGATGAGCACAGATCACAGGGTGACTAGGTTGGGCAGAGGCTGCCCATGTGGGCTAACAGCGAGACGGACAGACGCCTGACCAGGGCAGACCACAAACAGCTGGTCTGGACAGGACAGGCAAGACACAGAGAGTCCAAGGCCTTGTAATTTTTGCCCTTGACCTCTGCCCCACACCTGATGGCCACTCCACACTGAGGGGGAGCGTAGGGCCCCAAGCCCCGAAGCTGTGCAGCTTCTGATCCCCAATCCCTGGAGAAAAAACAGGTACAGACAGACTCAAGCCCTGGGGAGAGGAAGCGGGAAGGCCATGCCCACAGCTTCCGGAAAGGTGGCAGTCCCTCCTGCACCCTGGAGCCTAACGTGGGCATGTGGAAATCCAGCCAGAAGCTGGGGAGCCCCAGCCCAGGCACCTGAAGGAGAGGCCAAGGCAAGGCGCCTGCTCCTGACGGCCTCCTGCCAGGCTGCCATGGCGAGGTGCGGGCAGGCCACCAGGGGCAGGCCTCCTGGGTCCCCAGCCAAGAGCCAGTCGGTAGCCAGTTCACCATGGCAACACGGGCAGCGGGAGCAGAGCGGGTGTGAGCCCTGCCAGCTGGAGGATGGAGATGCTGGGGGAAAGAGTCAGGGCTGGAGGAAGACCTCCGGTTTGGGGGACCCCTGCTCATCTATGGTAAGGAGGTTCTGCTGAAGGCTTCCTCTCCTCCAAGGCTACTGCCACCTTCCACACAGAAGTTAGAGCAGCAGCTTTAGGGACACCCCCACTGCCGGTACAGTCCCCAGACCCGGCGGTGGGAACATCCCACTTTAGCTAATCAGGACTGTCCTTCCCCACGACCCCCTGGACTCACCTTGCAGCCTTCACAGGCGCTGACCCCATAGTGGTAGCCGGAGGATTTGTCTTGACAGACAAAGCAAGGCTTGTAGatgcgggggaggggaggtggtgaGGGGGGGCTGGGCACGATCTCTTCAGAACTGCTGCTCTGGGTCTCAATGGCTAGAGAAAGGAGAAGGACCATTAGAGACCCAGGCCACCACCCTCAGCACAGTGCCCACCTGGCCTCCAGGTCTCGCCCAGGAACCTCTCCCAGCTGCCCCAGGGCTGCCAGATGTCAAACTCTGGGGCAGGGGCAGTCTTGGGAAAGCTGGCACTTCCCACAGCCAGACTGCCAATGATGCCTCCAGCACCCCATCAGTCCTGCCTACTTCCCCAGGACCCCACCTTCAAAACCAGAAACATCACATAATAAACCATCTGATGTGGCTATACTGGGCGGGTGCCAGGTGTAGGTATCAGCACGGGTCCACAGCCCTGGACCCTGGGCGCCGGGTCCCACCTCCCCCAAGTGAGGAAGGGGTTAAGGCCTGAAGGAGGGAGGGGCCAGGACACAAGCTGGGGGCAGAGGAAACTGGGGTCAACAGGATATTCAAAGTTGgccactcccccaccccttctgcttccgctcccctctccacccccactaCCAGCAGCGACAGCCCCTCCTCCGCCCAAGCAATCCCCAGGCCAGGGATCCAAGGCTGGGTGCAGTCACAAATGCTGGGGTACAACAGGCAGGGACTCCCTCAGAGAAGCAGGGGGACCCTGTAGAGACAGAGGGAAGAGTCCCTGTGGGCCCCGGAAGCCCATGGCTCTGAGTGCACCCTGGCTGGGGGGAAAAGCATGACAAAGGGGGTCTGTTCCCATCAATGCTCTGTCTGTCTGGCCATAGAGTCCATAGTATGTCCGGGTTactgtccccctcccctcctgttaTTCAGCTCCAAGAGGGCAGCCAGGAGGGTGACCCCGCCAGCAGGGGCAGCCCCCGCTAGTGGAATCCTCCCCAGTGCCTGGCCCCATGCCCATCACCCAGGCAGAACAGGGCAGGGCTAGGTGGGGGCTGTCTGTGCCCCAAGCAAGGGCAGCTGTGGGTGCACTGTACTAGATGGGAACTGTGACCCGGTCACCCCCAGATTCCCAAGGGGCCAGTGGCAGCCTCCTGAGGCCTTCGCCAAGTCCACTGGTCCAAGGCCAAGGATGCCTCCCTGAGCAGATAgatccctgcctcctcccacaCCCCAGACTCCTACCTAGCCTCACCCCAAACCCCAGCACACAAGGTTCTGGAATTCAGCGGGGCCCAGAGTTCCTGTCCAAGCACCTCATAGCGGCTCATGTGGCCCCAAAATCCAAGCACAGAGAAAAGAAGCACTCAGATGGGGGGCTGGCAAGCTGCAGGCTACCACCCTCCCCCCTTACCTGCAGACACAACCAGAGACTGCCAGGCGGCGGATGACAGGGAACCAGGCCAACAACCTTGGCAAGGCTTTCCTGGCTCTTAGTTGGGCCCGGGCATCACTTTCCTGGTCAGCCAGCTGACCAGCACTGCTATGGCCCCACATCCCTGTCCCTGCCCAGAGAGCAGCCTGCAGC
This portion of the Bubalus bubalis isolate 160015118507 breed Murrah chromosome 3, NDDB_SH_1, whole genome shotgun sequence genome encodes:
- the RARA gene encoding retinoic acid receptor alpha isoform X3, with product MAQTTVAIETQSSSSEEIVPSPPSPPPLPRIYKPCFVCQDKSSGYHYGVSACEGCKGFFRRSIQKNMVYTCHRDKNCIINKVTRNRCQYCRLQKCFEVGMSKESVRNDRNKKKKEVPKPECSESYTLTPEVGELIEKVRKAHQETFPALCQLGKYTTNNSSEQRVSLDIDLWDKFSELSTKCIIKTVEFAKQLPGFTTLTIADQITLLKAACLDILILRICTRYTPEQDTMTFSDGLTLNRTQMHNAGFGPLTDLVFAFANQLLPLEMDDAETGLLSAICLICGDRQDLEQPDRVDMLQEPLLEALKVYVRKRRPSRPHMFPKMLMKITDLRSISAKGAERVITLKMEIPGSMPPLIQEMLENSEGLDTLSGQAGSGGRDGGGLAPPPGSCSPSLSPSSNRSSPATHSP
- the RARA gene encoding retinoic acid receptor alpha isoform X2, yielding MYESVDVGGLTPTPNPFLVVDFYNQNRACLLPEKGLPAPGPYSTPLRTPLWNGSNHSIETQSSSSEEIVPSPPSPPPLPRIYKPCFVCQDKSSGYHYGVSACEGCKGFFRRSIQKNMVYTCHRDKNCIINKVTRNRCQYCRLQKCFEVGMSKESVRNDRNKKKKEVPKPECSESYTLTPEVGELIEKVRKAHQETFPALCQLGKYTTNNSSEQRVSLDIDLWDKFSELSTKCIIKTVEFAKQLPGFTTLTIADQITLLKAACLDILILRICTRYTPEQDTMTFSDGLTLNRTQMHNAGFGPLTDLVFAFANQLLPLEMDDAETGLLSAICLICGDRQDLEQPDRVDMLQEPLLEALKVYVRKRRPSRPHMFPKMLMKITDLRSISAKGAERVITLKMEIPGSMPPLIQEMLENSEGLDTLSGQAGSGGRDGGGLAPPPGSCSPSLSPSSNRSSPATHSP
- the RARA gene encoding retinoic acid receptor alpha isoform X1, with product MASNSSSCPTPGGGHLNGYPVPPYAFFFPPMLGGLSPPGALTTLQHQLPVSGYSTPSPATIETQSSSSEEIVPSPPSPPPLPRIYKPCFVCQDKSSGYHYGVSACEGCKGFFRRSIQKNMVYTCHRDKNCIINKVTRNRCQYCRLQKCFEVGMSKESVRNDRNKKKKEVPKPECSESYTLTPEVGELIEKVRKAHQETFPALCQLGKYTTNNSSEQRVSLDIDLWDKFSELSTKCIIKTVEFAKQLPGFTTLTIADQITLLKAACLDILILRICTRYTPEQDTMTFSDGLTLNRTQMHNAGFGPLTDLVFAFANQLLPLEMDDAETGLLSAICLICGDRQDLEQPDRVDMLQEPLLEALKVYVRKRRPSRPHMFPKMLMKITDLRSISAKGAERVITLKMEIPGSMPPLIQEMLENSEGLDTLSGQAGSGGRDGGGLAPPPGSCSPSLSPSSNRSSPATHSP